Genomic window (Magnolia sinica isolate HGM2019 chromosome 6, MsV1, whole genome shotgun sequence):
aaataaactttataaaattcaaaattgattgatgatctcAAAAAGCGAGTTTACACCCTTTTAAATGGTaatactaagccatggaagaagtttcggaatcaaactacaactaaaactcttagaatttgcgacttattataaatagtaactttATTGGTGATGTTTACAAGTGTGcatgatttttggccaaaaataataagtgtccaattctAATCACTTTTCATGatggatgcaactcctaaagcccaattgATGAAGAATTAtcgtcaaattaaaacttactataaatcgtaaaaataaaacaagaatgcgaccgtcaatctgatggtatttcacaaattcagcatgcgcaacccggcatagctggTTTgcgtggctaaagtagctcgtcctacctcaaaatcatataaggtATGTCTAATAACTCATTCTGAATTGCGAAATACGCCCgttttaaggtctgatggtccaaatcacttctgtcatcgattggactttttctgatccatcttggccttgAAATtgtccacaacccgctctacatcaagatctcatcatcaagtgggccatacttaaGAAAACAACAACAACCATTTAAAAACCTCCAATTCACATGATAGGCCGCCTGATGGTTAGATGAACCTGATTTTTAGTGTGTTCCATTTTCACAATGGAGTGACCATGTGCAATCGATCGAACAAGCCAATTCAAGCCCCGGATTCTTTTAACTACAGCTTGCCGAGTTTTTTAAATAAGAGGTATGTCTATAAAACGTAAACAGAAGGTATTTATAATTATCATGAAATAGAGGGGTGTGTTTACCATTATCCCCCATATAAAGATATTTCAGCTAATAAGTTTCAGACATATCTTGCTTACACGTGAAGAAAGAACTTCAAAACCAAActccaacggtccaaatttaaTATACATGTGTTGCTTGCTTGATATTTATCACATGGGATTTTCACAATGTTtgctacttgatgaatggccaggatcaaTCACACGTGCGCCGTCAAACAGTGGGAACCAAACCCGATATCTACGCTAACATTCTAACAAAACCCATACAGAAAACTAGTTGGGATGGCTGACAAAAACCAAACGGTTTACTTATCAAGCGATCAGTTGTACGGTACGGTGGAGATTTGTCGGCAGAATTTCAAACTTCGAACCCCTCCCTAATCTCCACGATCACCTTTACACTCAGTGCACGTGCGGAAGTTGCCAGCACGTGGAGATCCGAGCGGCCATACCAAGAGATATTGCCAACGGCCAACACGGACGCACATGCGTAGCCGGCCCATGAATGAACGCTCCTGATATTTGCCAGTGTTCATCTTCACGTCGGGTCTTGGCTGTTCTTCGCAATTGCCAGGTTGGCACATGTGCGGCGTCTAAAGGCACGTGTAGGGCCAGCAAACCTTCTTCACGGCGAGCAATGTTAGGTAAATGGGTAACATATAACTTGCAAAAGTGCATACGGTTTGCACTTTCCACACAAGTCGACTAAGAAACCCATGCGGGATGCTTGGTTCCGTGGCGGAAACGTGGGGGGAGATGATACGCGACTGAGTGTGATGGTTGGTACGTGCGGCTCAGGAATCATACACGTGTCACACTTTAACTCAAATCTCACAGCCTCCATCAGTcaaattagtgtgatttttggttGAACGGTCCAGTTTGAGAATTTTGAGCCGTTTGTGCGGTTTTTAGTGACTGCCTGTTAACTATCACACTTGTAAGTCTTGAATTCGGCCGGGTGGTAGAACGGTGCCTAGTGATGGTTTGTATTTCCATTTATTCAGCCAACTATCGGGCCTGATATCAGGTGATCTATAGAGGATAAGACTTCTCCAataaggggtttttttttttttttttttcattagaaattAAAAAACGACTTAAGCACAAGAGTTATGTGATTGAATGGAAATACATAGAAGATGAACACAATAGTAAGCGAGACCTATTACTTACAACGGAATTACTAGCAAGATTGAGAGCAACAAAATGCTTAGTAAATTATCGTGATAAGAGCAATGCCCGTGATTAGAATTATGGTTGGCCTAATGCATTAGCATGAGCAGACAATTACTAAATTTAAGATACTTTTTCAAATCCAATGCACATGTGCAAATGGAAGAGATTTACAACTATTAACTACAATAaaattacaccctgatccatagcttaattggcagactgagtggataaACCTCTTTCAACACTTAGAGGTCTTGATATGGATCtccagcgggggtggctaacatagaTTGTGTGTACTGGcataggtgtgtactaacaagctaattcgaaaaaaaaaataaaaaataaaaaatacaacaaaATTGGTCTGACATGAACGCGGGAACAAGGACTAACTGAATTACTCCTAATTACTAAAACACCTTATGCCTGATGAGCAATTATCTTTTCTCAATTATGATTTGTTCTCCCAAAATACGGTAAATCTCTGGCATTCTCAGCCAATGCTTGAAACGATATCATATATGCCACGTGGCATGCTGACACCGTTGATATGATTCTGCAAGATTTTGATGCGATCAATTTGCGAGAGTACGAAGATTCAGCTCAAAGGAACTGCAAGAATAAAGAAGTGTTACTAGAGTCAGTACTGGTGGGGCGCGATGCAGCGCACTCAGAAATTACACACGTGGCATACACTAACTCAAAATAAACCGTCAAAACAGCATTCGTGTGTTAATCAGATGACAGGATAGTTGAATCAATCTGGTTTTAGGCTTGTGGCCTATCTAGATTGGATCCAATTATTTGGACGGTTAATTTAATTAAATACGGGCCAAATGTTACATTTTCGAGGGCATAGCATATCAGCAATTAACTCCTTCCAGAGGATCTTTTAACCCTACAGGTGCTATATGGGGGGTtgtatgatactctggcagcgtgtgacgcttgatacgcaggctctCAGAAATTATAAACATTGCACAGACTCAGtcctaaaattaaattttttaagCAATCTTAACATCTAATTCTTGAATAATTATTTGTTGCAATAGCttcattaaaattttcaatttaaccGTCCAATCGATGTCCTCTAATAAAATAAGCTTAATTCTTAGGCAATATCTCGTATGCCAGGTAACCTATTTCTAAGTAAtatttaagtgcctgcgtatcatacatcacactctgccagagtaccaaagttTTTCTCTACACTAAAGTTACCCTAGCAGTCCACGCAAAGCAAAAGCCAGCAGTGGAAAGCCATGTActgcggacgcggtttggctagtgacgctaccATCAGCCAGGTGCTAGTGGTTGGTGCGATGTGgatcccagcatgatgtatttgtttgatccaatccgtacatccattttgaaatataattccAGGGGCTtactccaaaaatgagatagatataaatctcaggtggaccacaccatgggaaaatagtttTGATTGAATGTCtgtcattaaaaacctcctagggcccatccATTAGGCACGCTCGCCCTCGGAACCGGAAATGGATTGCCAGTGGCCCCgggaacatatatatatatatatatatatatatatatatatatatatatatatatatatatatccattgattcaaaacttttgtagccccgaagaagtttttaatggtgagagttcaatcaacaccgtgtggtccacttgagatttggatcaacctcaattTTTGGCCCATAGCTCAAAATGATATGTAAGAATGGGTAgaaggcatgaatgaaacacaaacatcatggtggggcccacaaagcatcgaccactagccattggccggtggcagggtgagtagtcGATCCATTTCCATCCACTGCAAGTAGCTGTGCACGTACTGGCTTCATTAGTTTGAAACAAGGTGCCCGTGTAACTAGGGTTGTtcatgagtcgagctagctcgaaaaacttgcttaactcggctcgagtcagcttggATTGACTAGGCTTGAATGACCAATtcaggccgagtcaagctaattatttgaagctcgagttgagctcaagccgagtttgaccgggggcatttcaacttgactcgactcgaactcggctcaaagctcgaacttaagctcaactcggctcgattaataaatatattaaatattaaatattaaatatatatatatatatatatggaaaaggtactgtgCCCTCGAtctcacgattagctcccgtgaggtcgagctgtgtgggccccatcgtgatgcgtgttgaccatcaacaccgtacatttgatgggtaccctctaaattatgggatatcccaaaaatcagccgtatacggaactcaggtgggccataccatctaaaatcatgtgaaacacggttaaaacatataaaagcacttggtggggcccacctgagtttcgaatgctattgaaacttggtctgatccctcatgcaagtgggacacacataatggattggctggatttgcaaaccacatctctgtgggctcaaaaaactgattatgaatgttttaatggtgcacggtcccttcccacttttgtatgtggtgtggcccagaaaagtcacggattgacttgatttttgagacccaggcccacgatggaatgatgcatctgactgatgggttagatgtttgaaacgcatcacggtggggcccacacagctcgacctcatgggacggactcgtgaggtcgagcgcatagtaccttttcccatatatatataagttctaagttttaacttttttaaaaaagaaaaaagcaaaccCTAGGGTCTTTACTCGTCCACACGCACccctttttcctttcctttccttttctttctctaccCGCTGCTAGCCGCATGCCCGCCCGGATCActaccaccagttttcatttcagctctacaatattatgatttcaatctcttgagatttaCTTCTTGGGCGAGAAATCCAAGAAATctgagatgggttcttctcagatttgctagagcttcaaggaaatccaatgatctgattagctaaagctctttacttggatttctaatttgtgttctgctctgtttctctTTTAGCACTTGGATTTCtgttggtggaagaagatcaagaacagatcagtTCTTATAGGTTTCCTCATTCGATTCGaagttttgtttgattttttcattaggttttgctttaattctcctaaattttttaaatttttcatcaatggatgaggatcaagaatagaatccattactctctcacccatcaagctcgagctcgactcaaggtaaactcgattcgactcgaaccattagcttgactcgaactcaacttgacacctttggcaaacaagccaagcttcaatgttgagctcgagctcgaactcaaactcgagtatagcatggacaagCAGAGCCGAgtttggcccacctcgactcgagtcggctcaatgcccacctctaggtgTAACCCAAAACTATATGAGTCCCACCGTGAGGTCCATGtacgtccacaccgtccatcagtttcctcGTATTATTTCAGGCTGTGAGCCCAAATTAAAGGTAGatgaaaaactcaagtgggccacaccaccaaaaaaaaaaaataatacggattgaacacccaccgtttaaACCTGACTCGAGCCACACAAGAAGTAACGCGCCCACCGACCAAAGGTAAGCAAATGGACTCGACTTGCCTGGAACCCGTGCAACACAAATTTCCGTAGAGCCAACTACATCCGCTCCGTTCGTCTTTttgtcagttcattttaggacacacgtgagatccaaaactcaggtgggccataccagtgAGGATTaaaccccaccgttgaaaccttattagggtcatgaaagttttggatcaggctcatgaaggtttcaatggtggtgccTACATCCACActctttcttatggtatggcccacttgaattttgaatctcacTCATCTTTGGACTCGTTACCTAAGATAAGCCGACCAAAccgatgaatggactggatgtaACAAAAATATCGTGGCGGCCCCATCGAGCTTCGGATTACAGGGAAGGCCGTTAAACCCTGGTTACAGGCAAGTCACATCCCGACGTAACCGGAGCCATCACGCGCCACGTGTCCATTAGTTGCTTCCCATGCTAAAAACTCGCCCCTTCACTATCACGTGCGGGCAGGGGCCCGATAGACACGGTCCGAACCCAAACCACGTGGGTTATAAAAGGCCCCTAACAAACCCCTATTGTGGATGAAGCCATCGTGCCATACCCCCATCGGTCACGTGATCTGTTGGACTTAAAAACCGCTCCATCCCACATGCAAAATATCCACGAACTTGAAAGATATCCTGGCTATTGACAACTTTTCATCCTGACCATcagttaaatgtccacaaattAGCCAGTTAAAAAACTAAATGACTgttattttaggtttagaacccatctaaattgggacccacaatttggacggtttaatttagtTTAACTGAAGTTCATGAGCTTTCTGTAACTTAAAGAACgagaggaaaactttgatactctggaaatGATGACGCATGATCAGCAGGCACTGAGAAATTGGAAACGCCGAGTACAAGAAATTCAATTTGAACCGGACAATATGTCGGTCCTAGATTTGATCTgacaagaaggaaaaaaaatcactttCTTCAATTTTATAACTGTTgggttggtggacatttattggacggtttgaATGAAGAGGATCTGATTTTGTGGGACTGTGATTTGGTTACAGTTGTTCCACAATTTAGGTGGGTTATTTTGAGTTAACGTGTGCCACGTTTGCAATTTCTTTATACCTGAGTATCAAACAACATACCCTTCCAGAGTATATAAAATAATTATACTGAAAACAACAAAGAAAAACTTTGAATATTCCAGGAGAGCGTGATGCACGATGCTGAGGCACTTGGAAACTGCAGCATGTTAATAAGTcaagttaaactgtccaaaacGTGGGTCCCACTCTAGATTTATTGTGAGATATAATTTAAGATTATTTGGTTCCCTGACCATAGAATCAGTGGAAATTTAATGAATGGCTAAAAATGAAAAGATTTGATGgtccaatttcaacaaacaagtgtccaaaaaTTAGAGGTTACTATTACTAAACCAGTGACTGTGACTTAGTAACAGTGGGTtttacaattattattattatttttccttttaatttgggTTTTAATGCCTGTGTAGCAAGTGTTTTATGCTTTCAGAGTATGAAATAACATCTTAAAACAACAGTCTTTAGTTAAAAATAAAAGGTGATATGGATTTAAGTAGACACCCATTTTCTACTTTAAGaattgaaataataaaaaatatactAATTTAATTATAGAGAAATTAACAAAATGTATGTGAAAATCAAGCATGGTGGGTATAGAAATCATTAATTTCATTAAAACCATAGTCTTATTATTATTGATTATTGGTAGTGAAAACACAGAAGGGCAAGGAACAACCGACAGAGAGGGAGAagtttcctcttctttcttgGCTTGGAATTGAAGGGATATGAATAGGTCGGCGGTTAGAACCCATGCATCATCCCTCTCTCCCCGGAAAACTGACACACACAGCCCTCCTCCGGCAGAGTTGACCGTTGACCAACTGTAATACCTCCAACCACGTAGAAAAAGTCTCCCTCCTTTTCCCTCCCTTCCACTTGTCACGTACCAAAATCACACTCGTTCCCATTCATCCACAACAAACCAACACCCCaactaagctctctctctctctctctctctctctctctctctctctctcaaatagagcACATGCGCCATATACACCACATACACCATACAAACCAACAACTCCTACAACTACAAGAACACCCAAAATACTTCTCTCCCAAAatacttttctctctctctctcactatctatctatctatctatctatctttcTATCTATATTGGGGGAGTGTGTATATGTACCTATGGCTATGGTGATGGATGAACAGCAGAGTTTCAAGCACTATTGTAGGATTTGCAAGAAAGGGTTTGGTTGTGGAAGAGCTCTAGGGGGACACATGAGAGCCCATGGGATTGGCGATGAGCTAAGCCATGCCGACGATGATGATCTGATAAACGACTGGGAAGATAAGCTTGGAGGGAATCCGCAGTCCGGGAACAAACGGATGTACGCGTTGCGAACAAATCCCAACCGTCTAAAGAGCTGTAGGATCTGTAGGAACTGTGGCAAGGAGTTCTTATCATGGAAATCATTCCTTGAGCATGGTAAATGTAGTTCGGATGACGCGGAGGAGTCGCTTGTTTCATCGCCTGAATCGGACGATGAAGATAGGGCAGGATGGAAGGATTGTTGTGGATGGTCTAAAGGGAAACGGTCGAGACGGGTTGTAAAGATGGGGAATTTCAATATGAATTGCCCGTCGAGCGAGGAGGAAGAACTGGCGAATTGGTTGGTGATGTTATCAGCTGCACGGGTCGATCCGATGGTGGTTGAGCCGGAAGAGTCATGCGCTTCTGCTAGTAAAGAGGAGGAGCGGCAGAGGAACTGGCCAGTCATTGTGGCTGATTCAAGCCGGGCTCTGGTCGAGAAGACGAAGTCGGCCACCAAAGGAATGTTCGAGTGTAAGGCTTGCAAGAAGGTTTTCAGCTCACACCAGGCGTTGGGCGGGCATAGAGCTAGTCACAAGAAGGTTAAAGGGTGTTTCGCGGCGAAGCTTGATGGCCGTGATGAGAGTTTGATTGAAGAGGATGTGATTACCCACGACGAATTCTCGATACCGTCCAAGTCCACGATCATGCCATTGAATCATGTCGACCATACCACGCTAACCATCCCTTCGAAAAGGAAATCGAAAGTGCACGAGTGCTCGATTTGCCACCGGATCTTTACATCCGGACAGGCGTTGGGCGGACACAAGAGATGCCACTGGGTTACTTCTAACTGCCCAGATACTTCAGTTGCTAGGTTTCATCAGCTGCAAAACCACAGCCAACACCTCCATAAAAAACCCATGTTGAATAAATCCGAGCCGCTCGATCTCAACATGCCGGCCCCAGTCGATGAAATGGGTGGGCCCCAGATGGATACAGAGAACCCATTAAGCTTTCAGGTACCCATGGCTATTTATTTACAACAATGGATAGGATTGAactcaaacaacaacaacaacaacaacaacaagtctAGTTCTATGGCAGTGGCACATGTGGATGATGAAGCAGAAAGTAAAATCAAGCTAGCAAAGCTAAGTGAACTAAAGGACATGAACATGGGTAGTGGTTCTTCTCCTTGGTTGCAGGTAGGGATTGGTTCAACTGCCAGTGGGAGTGGTGGGCCATGATGTTTTGATCAAAGAGTATCAACCTACACTTCATTTTGCATCAAGAAACTGTAATTACAGATGCAAGaagcccaatttttttttttttttttggtgtaattTCTTGATGGGTCCTTAAAAGGAATCCCTATCTTTTGAGAGACCTGATTGAATTTCAAGagaatattattttaataaaatcTGATTATTTTTCAAGACTAGAAGTATAGAGCAGTTGAAGTAGTAGGGCTTTTGTTTTTTTTAGTTGAGTGTGTATTTGTCTCTATTCCCTTCTTTTGCTTTCTTCACACATTTGTCATTCTCACTCCACCTTCTCAATGCTGCTTCTTATTGGATCCCACACCAAAAACAAACCGCACCTAATAAAGCTATTGGTTCACCAGTCACCACCCTCCAATCCCCATATGGTGCTTTGGACTGTACCCAAAAAGGGTATTTTCGGCATTTTAAGTGGTGGCGTTTTGGTAGCTTAGGTGGTGCTCTTAGAAATAGAATACGTGGGGTACAAGTAATTCAGGATAAGCTGTCCACATCATGGGTCCCGGATCTGATATATCATGGCCCAAaattaagatttatttattttttattattattgtgactattggattggtggatatttattgggcggttaaaaatgaaagatatctattggtcctgtttcaacaaagGAGTGTCCATGCAGCAGAGCTgggattgttcaaacaatcttATTTTGGGACCGTGAGTTAGTGGGTCCCGCGATTTAGTTCAGTTCACAACTTCAGGGTAACTGCTTATCAAGCGTTatagtctgccagagtatcaaaggccactttttttttaaaaaaatatatataatgggGAATGATACGGTTACCAAGCTTTGAAGACTATAACGATTGATAGTGGGGCTGATTGAGTCAGGTCTCAGTCAGGTCGTGacagtggggccaccttgatgtctgtgttctatatctacaccgttcattttaAAAGGTGGGCCTAAAggtaaagcagatccaaatctcacgatCTTTCCGTACTTGGTTAGGTCGCGACCTGACGGAATCCGCGTCCGACGTGCGCACGTTCCCGATTCTtttgatttttggttttttttgtttatttttgttttgcatcttttcctattttataggGATTTTATTTTTCACGCTTTTCCTATTCTTAAGGAAGAAGAGGCACGAGGTTAGGACAAACCTCTACTCGTTTTAACCAACGTGAATAGGACGCGGCCTcgccccggatccaccgaggtcggtggattcttgactgttgggcccaccgcaatgtatatgacttatatccacgccgtccatccgtttttgacagatcattttataccatattctaaaaatgaagcagatccaattctcgggtggaccacaaaacaggaaacagttgtgattgaatacccacctttaaaaacttctgggGGACTacttgaatgtttatttgccatccaaccagttgataaggtcacaaagacctgaatgaagggaccaCTTAAATATCAgcatcatccaaaacttttgtgac
Coding sequences:
- the LOC131249489 gene encoding uncharacterized protein LOC131249489, which codes for MAMVMDEQQSFKHYCRICKKGFGCGRALGGHMRAHGIGDELSHADDDDLINDWEDKLGGNPQSGNKRMYALRTNPNRLKSCRICRNCGKEFLSWKSFLEHGKCSSDDAEESLVSSPESDDEDRAGWKDCCGWSKGKRSRRVVKMGNFNMNCPSSEEEELANWLVMLSAARVDPMVVEPEESCASASKEEERQRNWPVIVADSSRALVEKTKSATKGMFECKACKKVFSSHQALGGHRASHKKVKGCFAAKLDGRDESLIEEDVITHDEFSIPSKSTIMPLNHVDHTTLTIPSKRKSKVHECSICHRIFTSGQALGGHKRCHWVTSNCPDTSVARFHQLQNHSQHLHKKPMLNKSEPLDLNMPAPVDEMGGPQMDTENPLSFQVPMAIYLQQWIGLNSNNNNNNNNKSSSMAVAHVDDEAESKIKLAKLSELKDMNMGSGSSPWLQVGIGSTASGSGGRYIESKLEEGERLQQYLHLPSSSPSSLLLHHLSAMEKHTCKLCSRSFSNGRALGGHMRSHVSPLPPSPQARKIQVEEIQNENEYSSSSSSSSSEEEEQVEEEEDEGKSLYYGLRENPKKSFRLVDPEFSFAADAGCVVQDRESETESSKNPVRHRRSKRQRRSTVSELNLKVKPKRELELEPEPLSSVSDTIPEEDVALCLMMLSRDIWMRDSSIKAFEESEEENEEEEEEEEEESPEELKFRPRRRSKHQCGTCKKVFRSYQALGGHRASHKKIKGCSSSSVPSPPPLMKARESIPVAGNVGPTDHQRIHQCPVCFRVFRSGQALGGHKRSHLTASASSPVSYPAPPAPAIASPKFADSFIDLNLPAPIEDDDMVSAVSDAEFIDLPK